Below is a genomic region from Salvelinus sp. IW2-2015 linkage group LG18, ASM291031v2, whole genome shotgun sequence.
gctcttaggAACTGCGTCTTGCACTTGCAGTCAGTCCATACATGGCTGAGTCAAAATATCTAGTTCTGACGAGAGAGAAAATTAGAACATTTGAGAAAAAACGACAACGCCTTAAATGCAACCCAAGCAAAGCTGTCAGTTTCCCCAcaaacaaatcaactgtaaataacTTTCATTTTGGGAAATCATTGTGAATGATCATAAAAAAAGTATCTGTCACTAATTGAAGTTGTGAGTTAGGGAGGCCTAGAGTTAGCAGGTCTTATTGAGAAGGAGGGTTCTTGTTTGTTTCTATCTGAGCTGTTTGCTTGGACTGTGCTGCAGATCCATCACTTATgactcacacacactgtggtaGATTTACAGTCTATCCCTGCAGTGCATCTGTTCAACATTAGCCTCACCATTCCATCTTGTGTTTTGTGTCCTCCAGTCTACTCAGGGCTCAGCACAGAACATAGGTCCTGTCCCAACATTTTCACATCTCTTCCTTCATTTTCACATCGCTAGGTTTAGCCTGTGTCATACACTCTGTGGCTGGATTTATTTCTGCTTATTCCAACTCTGTTGTCGTTGTCATGCCACACATGCTTTTCTTTTTGCTTTCTAAGTTAGCAGGAAATGTGTGTTTGCCTGGAATAGACCACTACTCATCTACTCTCCCTGCAGACCACTTCTCAACacttctcaccccctctctcgatacacacacaacatcaacccCCCACCATTAGTTATTGTAGGAACTTCCCCTTCCCAGTcagtatcatctctctctctcacacacacacagacacagacacacacacactcagatatacgtacccagacacacacactcagatatacgtacccagacacacacacagacacacacactcagatatacgtacccagccacacacacacacacactcagatatacgtacccagacacacacacactcagatatacgtacccagacacacacacactcagatatacgtacccagacacacacagttcCAGTCACAGAGATTTCAGAGTAAAAGCACACACTCTTCCATGTCTTTCATGTGGCATCCCAGAGACCCCTGCTGATTGGTTAAGCATGTTTGTCTCAGACAGGAAGTAGCTGAGAACTCCCAGCCCCAAACTGGCTCTCATTTTGGAAAGCCACCGACACCAGAATCATTCACAAACAGGTGCAAACACACAGAGTCTGCAGATGTATACTTTTCAGATTTGAAATAACTCTGGAAATAGCTATTAATGAAACAAACTGGTGTAGACCTATTACTgcaaaataatgataataatagtgGTAGCAATAGGCTACTTCTCTGTAAATGATATCTGCCCCTAAATGCAGAAGGTGTTATTACCAAATAAGAGAACCTTGTCTCTGGTGTTCAATGACATAGGTTTTAATTAATCAACATTTGGTTTAATTAATCAACATTTGGTTTTAACATGAAGGACACTTCAGGAATAATTAGGAACATACTTGGTTTTGTTTTTGATATAGACATGTGTTATTTCTGGCTAAAAggatacaaaaaaaacattggcaACAAATATGGTGTAATTATCTTCATATCAAAGGCATGTCATATCATGTCCCTGCTATTACAGCATGTTGTAGGCTGCAAAGCATAAGAGGTATGCTTTTCAAAGGTATTGGTTAAAGGTCCGGTGGACTGCTCAGTTTCGGAATGTTGTTGTCAGTCAACGCAAAAACACTGTACCAAAAAAGTATTGTACTGTAGCCTACGTTGATAAGCTACTGTATGCTGACATTAAATTACGGAATAAAATATGGACAAACCTATAGGAGTTTGAGCCAAGACAAGAGGACACTCTGCTTTGTGGGACAGAAAataccccccctcctctcccctatccAGGGAGAGCTCTTGCCTCCCTCCCCCAGTCCAGTCCTCCAACATATCCCTTACTCCTTTGTccccctctgtcctcccctctctcaaaCCACCGTCTGCTCACCCCGGCATTTCCTACAGCCAACATACACTGACGAGACAAGATACACAACAGCGCCCAGACATGCGAACACGGCAGCAGCCAGATAGACTTTATACAGGCAGTGGTGTTTATATTGCTCCAGGTTGCAGTACTCGTACCGCCTTGTCTTGTAGATCATGACGCCGATCGCCGGTAGATACAGCACCGCAGCAGCGATGTCATGAACCAGGTTGCTAAGCAACCACCGGTCCCCTCCCAAGACGGGGACAAGGTCCTGCTTGTCCAGGAGAGTGATAAAAAACGCGGTGAGGGTGAGAAGCCAGAAGAGCACGGCCACRAACAGGACGAAGTGGATGGCGCCTTCGTATTTGTTGGCGGCGATTGTGACCCATAGTCCTGCTCCGAAAAGGATTTGGAGGATTCGGATGATGCC
It encodes:
- the LOC111978186 gene encoding MARVEL domain-containing protein 1 produces the protein MPPQPAVNKHFWDFLKSFLGIIRILQILFGAGLWVTIAANKYEGAIHFVLFVAVLFWLLTLTAFFITLLDKQDLVPVLGGDRWLLSNLVHDIAAAVLYLPAIGVMIYKTRRYEYCNLEQYKHHCLYKVYLAAAVFACLGAVVYLVSSVYVGCRKCRGEQTVV